One window of Nocardioides dongkuii genomic DNA carries:
- a CDS encoding FUSC family protein, giving the protein MARRRDRGRERLRDPVFWTDVTQLVKTVVAVVASWVLATHVLDLSQSFLAPWAALLVVHATVYRTFSQGLRQVAAAVLGVVLAWGVGSALGPDLLALGLAVGVGLAVGAIGWFGDEGTTIAATALVVLTTGFSDDRIVLAARLLDTAIGIVVGLVVNALVWPPLRQRVAIVALDAMDGKIGTLLVDIAAGVERGFSDDEVSAWLERTRELDEELDRTWALVRQASESARMNPRRAADELRDPKEWFDLMWRMEQALAEIRSLARTLSYDQADEPQWQPRFRTAYAAALRTAGEGLVDADREEMLRAWEQLDRLVEELGELRPAPAQWPVYGSLVVNLRNLVDAMEEVAAENPLAQPPLPFARLRARRRR; this is encoded by the coding sequence GTGGCGCGGCGACGCGACCGGGGGCGCGAGCGCCTCCGCGACCCGGTGTTCTGGACCGACGTCACCCAGCTGGTCAAGACCGTCGTCGCGGTCGTGGCGTCGTGGGTGCTGGCCACCCACGTCCTCGACCTCTCCCAGTCCTTCCTCGCGCCGTGGGCGGCGCTGCTCGTCGTGCACGCGACGGTCTACCGCACCTTCTCCCAGGGCCTGCGGCAGGTCGCGGCCGCCGTCCTGGGCGTGGTCCTGGCCTGGGGCGTCGGCAGCGCGCTGGGGCCCGACCTGCTCGCGCTCGGCCTGGCCGTCGGGGTCGGCCTCGCCGTCGGCGCGATCGGGTGGTTCGGCGACGAGGGCACCACGATCGCGGCGACCGCGCTGGTCGTGCTGACCACGGGGTTCTCCGACGACCGGATCGTGCTGGCCGCCCGGCTCCTGGACACCGCGATCGGCATCGTCGTGGGCCTGGTCGTCAACGCCCTGGTCTGGCCGCCGCTGCGCCAGCGGGTGGCGATCGTCGCCCTGGACGCGATGGACGGCAAGATCGGCACGCTGCTGGTCGACATCGCCGCCGGCGTCGAGCGGGGGTTCAGCGACGACGAGGTCTCCGCCTGGCTCGAGCGCACCCGCGAGCTGGACGAGGAGCTCGACCGCACCTGGGCGCTGGTCCGGCAGGCCAGCGAGAGCGCCCGGATGAACCCGCGGCGGGCGGCCGACGAGCTGCGCGACCCCAAGGAGTGGTTCGACCTGATGTGGCGCATGGAGCAGGCGCTCGCCGAGATCCGCAGCCTCGCCCGGACCCTGTCCTACGACCAGGCCGACGAGCCGCAGTGGCAGCCGCGGTTCCGCACGGCGTACGCCGCGGCGCTGCGGACCGCGGGCGAGGGCCTGGTCGACGCCGACCGGGAGGAGATGCTGCGCGCCTGGGAGCAGCTCGACCGTCTGGTCGAGGAGCTCGGCGAGCTGCGGCCGGCGCCGGCCCAGTGGCCGGTCTACGGGAGCCTGGTGGTCAACCTGCGCAACCTCGTGGACGCGATGGAGGAGGTCGCCGCCGAGAACCCGCTCGCCCAGCCCCCGCTGCCGTTCGCCCGGCTCCGCGCGCGGCGGCGGCGATGA